In Bombyx mori chromosome 11, ASM3026992v2, one genomic interval encodes:
- the LOC119629183 gene encoding uncharacterized protein LOC119629183 codes for MGRRVRKKLDAVQRVFCQKICKAHRTVSLNSALTLAGILPLDLRIQEAAALYEAKRGVPQPILADREVEKRVAYTNTPHPAEQIELYFTRLENCEQVEEKSEHPVQIYTDGSKIEGKVGASLSFWDRNAEIKSVKLSLPAYCTVYQAELLAINRAKKEVLKNPATDFGIYSDSRSSLECIINYNSLHPLAVEIRENIKMAQKLNKTVALYWVKAHTGLERNERGDRIAKEAALRSKRKAEYDFCPLSFIKKQIRSRTLDTWEERYQQGETAKVTKIFLPHVVSAYKVIRKIETSSLTTQIMTGHGGFSEYLNRFKCKESPACICEPSEAETVTHLILECPVNGPERYDFENNIDLELKLENIPLILSEHTKIFLEYCKKVAKKAIKRNENKIS; via the exons ATGGGGCGGCGAG TACGCAAGAAACTCGATGCTGTTCAGAGAGTTTTTTGTCAGAAGATATGCAAAGCGCACCGCACAGTTTCCCTTAACTCGGCACTGACGCTGGCTGGGATATTACCCCTAGACCTCAGAATACAAGAGGCCGCAGCCTTGTATGAAGCTAAGAGAGGGGTACCACAGCCGATACTAGCAGACAGAGAGGTAGAGAAGAGGGTCGCATACACCAATACGCCTCATCCGGCAGAACAAATTGAACTATATTTTACACGCCTGGAAAACTGTGAACAGGTGGAGGAAAAAAGTGAGCATCCTGTACAAATCTATACAGATGGGAGCAAAATCGAAGGAAAAGTCGGGGCATCTCTATCATTTTGGGATAGAAATGCTGAAATAAAAAGTGTCAAACTAAGTCTCCCAGCATATTGCACAGTCTACCAGGCGGAATTGCTAGCTATAAACAGGGCTAAAAAAGAGGTCTTAAAAAACCCGGCAACTGACTTCGGTATTTACAGCGACTCTAGATCTTCCCTAGaatgtattataaattataactcCCTACACCCCCTAGCAGTAGAAATTAGAGAAAATATAAAGATGGCACAAAAGTTGAACAAAACAGTAGCCCTTTACTGGGTCAAAGCACATACGGGTCTAGAGAGGAATGAGAGAGGGGATCGAATAGCTAAAGAAGCGGCACTGAGAAGCAAAAGGAAGGCAGAATATGACTTCTGCCCACTTTCTTTTATAAAGAAGCAAATCAGGAGCCGTACACTGGACACATGGGAAGAAAGATACCAGCAAGGAGAGACTGCAAAAGTAACAAAGATATTCCTACCCCATGTGGTCAGTGCATATAAGGTAATAAGGAAAATAGAAACCTCCTCACTCACTACCCAAATAATGACAGGGCATGGGGGATTCTCCGAATACTTGAATCGCTTCAAGTGCAAGGAGAGTCCTGCATGCATCTGCGAGCCCAGTGAAGCCGAGACCGTGACACATCTAATTCTGGAATGTCCCGTAAATGGCCCAGAGAGGTATGATTTTGAAAACAATATAGATTTagaattaaaactagaaaatatacCCCTAATCTTAAGTGAACATACAAAAATTTTCTTagaatattgtaaaaaagtagCTAAAAAAGCGATTAAaaggaatgaaaataaaataagctag
- the LOC101741227 gene encoding enoyl-CoA delta isomerase 2 — MANSENITESYLGTIKIVKYNKPAKKNAIDVHMYVKVKEIFDSAAHDENISMIVLTGAGDYYSSGNDFTAALETPKYNISNILKEYITAFIKFPKILIAVVNGPAIGIAATTLALCDLVFASENSYFYTPFTKLGIVAEGCSTFTFPRLIGERKAAEMLLYNHKMSAKEALDCGFINYIYKTEELQSKVWDKIVEVSKTPQHSLTITKKLLRNSYHNDLLSANAKEIEELNKIWNKGNEYILEVFNKKSKL; from the exons ATGGCAAATTCAGAAAATATTACTGAATCTTATCTGGGGACGataaagattgtgaagtacaacAAACCTGCTAAGAAAAACGCAATAGACGTTCATATGTATGTTAAAGTTAAGGAAATATTCGATTCCGCAGCACACGATGAAAATATATCAATGATAGTCTTAACAGGTGCGGGTGATTATTATAGTAGTGGCAATGACTTCACAGCAGCTCTTGAAACCCCAAAATACAACATCTCAAACATACTGAAGGAATATATTAcagcatttattaaatttccaaAGATACTTATAGCCGTTGTAAATGGACCTGCAATTGGTATTGCTGCCACAACATTAGCACTTTGTGATTTAGTGTTCGCCTCAGAGAAT TCATATTTCTATACACCATTCACAAAATTGGGAATTGTAGCTGAAGGATGCTCCACATTTACTTTTCCAAGACTAATTGGTGAAAGGAAG GCTGCAGAAATGTTACTTTATAATCATAAGATGTCTGCCAAAGAAGCATTGGATTGTGGATTTATCAATTACATTTATAAAACTGAAGAGCTACAAAGCAAAGTTTGGGATAAAATAGTTGAAGTATCAAAAACTCCCCAACATTCACTAACTATAACCAAGAAATTACTGAGAAATTCTTATCATAATGATCTTTTATCAGCAAATGCTAAAGAAATAGAAGAACTAAATAAGATATGGAACAAAGgaaatgaatatattttagaaGTATTTAACAAGAAAAGTAAACTGTGA
- the LOC101741364 gene encoding sodium/potassium-transporting ATPase subunit alpha, producing MTNKINPSYDNLYLGCVLIAVDVICGLFSFYQNYKSSKIMKTFNSMIPVYANCVRDGVMDSETPVRNLVRGDIVEVKAGDIVPADIRIIESKGFKVDNSSLTGESIAVLRANVEGTSNILESPNVAFFSTQCVEGWALGVVLCCGDLTALGRVAGLAARLKPALSPLARELKSFMRCMSLWALCLGFFLAIASLIIGYPFMQTIIFVIGIIVANIPEGLQPTVTASLTLTAQLMVKKQCLVKNLDAIEALGACTTICSDKTGTLTQNKMCVHHIWMWNQTYNVSKIDSEKNNKVFQSLTICGALCSTASIQSDGNISGDASEKAILNFLMEHDNPMTIRDNFPKVAEIPFNSANKYQASVCLNKYDSKFVVLMKGAPEYIANRCATIALKTGNTSLTTEMMKVVELATEKLANSGERVLAFADLTLNTKEFPIDFEFDIDNINFPLDKLRFLGLLGLMDPPRQEVGNAIRRVREAGVRVMMVTGDHPATARAIAHEVGIATSENCYIITGTELRDMSSDVLNWTLEKYYEIVFARTSPTQKLQIVEACQSRGDVVAVTGDGVNDAPALRKADIGISMGLTGSQVSKQTADIVLMDDNFATIVTGIEEGRKIFDNLKKSVCYILISNAPEILPVLMFILFSIPLPLGVMTIICVDLGTDMWPAVSLAYESAESDVMDRVPRKSERLVSARMLRQAYGHLGLMEFAAGMYAYFIVMAEHGFYPAALIGIRKKWDNVAINDLEDSLGQEWTYAERKELERAAQAAYFVAIVVTQMTNGIICKTRFNSFFQVGMKNRILNMGLVFELILACLLCYIPGLSNFFQTYPIRVRWWFLAIPFAVLMFVFDEFRKYCIRNVMYNGWFNNLSYY from the exons atgacaaacaaaataaatccgTCTTATGATAATTTATACTTGGGATGTGTGTTAATTGCTGTTGATGTTATTTGCGGACTATTCAGTTTTTACCAGAATTATAAAAGTTCCAAG ATTATGAAGACATTCAATAGTATGATACCAGTATATGCCAATTGCGTACGTGATGGTGTAATGGATTCAGAAACACCAGTACGCAATTTGGTTAGAGGTGATATCGTGGAGGTTAAAGCTGGAGATATCGTACCTGCAGACATACGAATTATAGAAAGCAAGGGTTTCAAA gtCGATAATTCCTCATTGACCGGAGAAAGTATTGCAGTCCTTCGAGCAAACGTTGAAGGAACTTCAAATATTCTTGAATCCCCAAATGTGGCTTTTTTTTCAACACAATGTGTCGAAGGTTGGGCTTTAG GAGTCGTGTTATGCTGTGGAGACTTGACAGCCTTGGGTAGAGTGGCTGGCCTAGCGGCTCGACTAAAACCCGCCTTATCTCCATTGGCTCGGGAGCTCAAAAGTTTTATGCGTTGTATGTCTTTATGGGCTCTTTGTCTTGGATTTTTTTTAGCCATTGCATCTTTAATAATAGGATATCCTTTCATGCAGACAATAATTTTTGTGATCGGTATCATTGTTGCGAATATTCCTGAAG GCTTACAACCTACAGTAACAGCTTCGCTAACGTTAACGGCTCAGCTAATGGTGAAGAAGCAATGTCTTGTTAAGAACTTAGATGCGATAGAGGCTTTAGGAGCATGCACTACCATTTGCTCGGATAAAACTGGTACTTTAACTCAGAACAAGATGTGTGTACATCACATTTGGATGTGGAACCAAACATACAATGTGTCAAagatag ATTCcgaaaaaaacaataaag TTTTCCAGAGTTTGACGATATGTGGAGCTCTCTGTAGTACCGCTAGCATTCAAAGTGATGGTAATATAAGCGGCGATGCCTCagaaaaagctattttaaattttttgatggAGCACGACAATCCAATGACCATTCGTGATAATTTTCCTAAAGTCGCAGAAATACCTTTTAATTCTGCAAATAAGTACCAA GCCAGCGTATGTCTTAACAAATATGATTCAAAATTTGTAGTACTAATGAAAGGAGCACCTGAATATATAGCCAATCGATGTGCTACCATCGCCCTAAAAACAGGAAATACCTCATTAACAACGGAAATGATGAAAGTGGTAGAATTAGCTACTGAAAAACTGGCCAACAGCG GTGAGAGGGTGTTAGCATTTGCTGATTTAACATTGAATACGAAAGAATTTCCAATTGACTTTGAATTTGACatagataatattaattttccaCTGGACAAACTACGATTTTTAGGACTTTTAGGACTTATGGATCCTCCTAGACAAGAG GTTGGTAATGCAATACGTCGTGTACGCGAAGCTGGTGTCCGAGTGATGATGGTAACTGGCGATCACCCCGCCACGGCCCGAGCAATTGCTCATGAAGTCGGCATCGCTACATCAGAAAACTGTTATATTATCACAGGCACTGAACTGCGAGATATGAGTTCAGATGTACTGAACTGGACTctagaaaaatattatgaaattg TTTTTGCCAGAACTTCCCCGACCCAAAAACTTCAGATAGTTGAAGCCTGTCAGAGCAGAGGTGATGTGGTGGCGGTGACTGGTGACGGAGTCAACGATGCGCCTGCCCTGAGGAAAGCCGACATTGGCATTTCTATGGGCCTTACCGGATCCCAA GTTTCTAAGCAGACTGCCGACATTGTTTTAATGGATGACAACTTTGCTACTATCGTTACTGGAATAGAAGAGGGAAGAAAAATATTTGACAATCTGAAAAAATCTGTTTGCTACATACTAATTTCGAATGCGCCCGAAATACTTCCCGTTCtgatgtttatattattttcaataccaCTGCCATTGG GAGTAATGACAATAATATGCGTTGATTTAGGGACTGATATGTGGCCAGCTGTATCTTTAGCTTACGAATCCGCAGAATCTGACGTAATGGATCGGGTTCCTCGTAAGTCCGAGAGGCTGGTCTCAGCGAGAATGTTGAGGCAGGCGTACGGTCATTTGGGACTTATGGAATTCGCTGCCGGCATGTACGCTTACTTCATAGTAATGGCTGAGCACGGATTTTATCCGGCTGCATTGATCG GTATTCGAAAGAAATGGGACAATGTAGCTATAAATGATCTCGAAGACTCTCTAGGTCAAGAGTGGACTTATGCTGAAAGAAAAGAACTGGAACGAGCCGCCCAAGCAGCATATTTCGTCGCGATAGTTGTAACACAAATGACTAATGGAATAATTTGCAAAACACGATTCAATTCGTTTTTTCAAGTTG gaatgAAGAACAGAATTTTAAATATGGGACTGGTCTTTGAACTTATTCTTGCATGTTTACTGTGCTATATTCCTGGGTTGAgcaatttttttcaaacataTCCAATACGAGTgagatg GTGGTTTTTGGCTATACCTTTTGCAGTGCTCATGTTTGTGTTCGACGAATTCCGAAAATATTGCATCCGTAATGTTATGTACAACGGATGGTTTAATAATCTTtcatattattga
- the LOC101741084 gene encoding uncharacterized protein LOC101741084 isoform X1, which yields MDNKQDSFKESVSTIFEKKVRGWLGGIIDDMRRSSPVQQWLDSLPTQSNSEIVNPDEDQAEPTDKSDSKPDDTTTENTVVETIKLKLQEEINLDVPGPKDTWKRKSLDSAMLTSTPHRGSVKRLQRDHSVQSEGYSPKLKNPLFRDHSLQSDASGSSGSSVLNVLGARKVDAESVLLALGFGPSEKQQKLQRIPDRFLGPSRLKGISTEEFIKNEHHSMRMHDCGIFGYRGLTGNPHVPPSTIVAKIIGCLLQDEVCREEILLKARHSIADMRSAPGANSLLEPKLRNH from the exons ATGGACAACAAACAAG ATTCATTTAAAGAATCGGTCTCtacaatatttgaaaaaaaagttcGTGGTTGGCTTGGTGGCATAATAGACGATATGAGGCGAAGCAGTCCCGTACAGCAGTGGCTCGATTCATTGCCAACACAGTCCAACAGCGAGATTGTAAACCCTGATGAAGATCAAGCAGAACCAACAGACAAATCAGACAGTAAACCTGATGACACCACCACTGAAAATACTGTAGTAGAAACCATAAAACTGAAGTTACAAGAAGAAATAAATCTAGATGTACCTGGCCCTAAAGATACATGGAAAAGAAAATCATTGGACAGTGCTATGCTAACAAGTACTCCTCATAGAGGCAGTGTGAAAAGACTACAGAGAGACCACTCTGTTCAGTCAGAAGGATACTcaccaaaattaaaaaatccattatTTAGGGATCATTCTCTACAG TCTGATGCTAGTGGCTCGAGTGGCAGTTCCGTGTTGAACGTGTTAGGCGCCAGAAAAGTAGACGCAGAATCGGTTTTACTTGCCTTAGGCTTTGGGCCAAGTGAAAAACAGCAAAAATTACAAAGAATACCTGATAGATTTTTGGGTCCCTCAAGG CTTAAGGGTATAAGCACCGAagaatttataaagaatgaacATCATTCAATGAGAATGCATGATTGTGGAATTTTCGGATACAGGGGTCTGACAG GGAATCCTCATGTTCCACCATCGACAATTGTAGCTAAAATCATTGGGTGTTTGTTACAAGATGAAGTTTGTCGCGAGGAGATTTTGCTGAAGGCTCGTCACTCTATCGCGGATATGCGTAGCGCGCCCGGTGCGAACTCTCTGCTCGAACCCAAACTGCGGAACCATTGA
- the LOC101741084 gene encoding uncharacterized protein LOC101741084 isoform X2 yields the protein MDNKQDSFKESVSTIFEKKVRGWLGGIIDDMRRSSPVQQWLDSLPTQSNSEIVNPDEDQAEPTDKSDSKPDDTTTENTVVETIKLKLQEEINLDVPGPKDTWKRKSLDSAMLTSTPHRGSVKRLQRDHSVQSEGYSPKLKNPLFRDHSLQSDASGSSGSSVLNVLGARKVDAESVLLALGFGPSEKQQKLQRIPDRFLGPSRLKGISTEEFIKNEHHSMRMHDCGIFGYRGLTEHCTPVCRFMKPVTSNYHKQYRVPEIAVQESSCSTIDNCS from the exons ATGGACAACAAACAAG ATTCATTTAAAGAATCGGTCTCtacaatatttgaaaaaaaagttcGTGGTTGGCTTGGTGGCATAATAGACGATATGAGGCGAAGCAGTCCCGTACAGCAGTGGCTCGATTCATTGCCAACACAGTCCAACAGCGAGATTGTAAACCCTGATGAAGATCAAGCAGAACCAACAGACAAATCAGACAGTAAACCTGATGACACCACCACTGAAAATACTGTAGTAGAAACCATAAAACTGAAGTTACAAGAAGAAATAAATCTAGATGTACCTGGCCCTAAAGATACATGGAAAAGAAAATCATTGGACAGTGCTATGCTAACAAGTACTCCTCATAGAGGCAGTGTGAAAAGACTACAGAGAGACCACTCTGTTCAGTCAGAAGGATACTcaccaaaattaaaaaatccattatTTAGGGATCATTCTCTACAG TCTGATGCTAGTGGCTCGAGTGGCAGTTCCGTGTTGAACGTGTTAGGCGCCAGAAAAGTAGACGCAGAATCGGTTTTACTTGCCTTAGGCTTTGGGCCAAGTGAAAAACAGCAAAAATTACAAAGAATACCTGATAGATTTTTGGGTCCCTCAAGG CTTAAGGGTATAAGCACCGAagaatttataaagaatgaacATCATTCAATGAGAATGCATGATTGTGGAATTTTCGGATACAGGGGTCTGACAG AGCACTGTACACCTGTATGCCGCTTTATGAAACCGGTCACATCAAATTATCATAAGCAGTACCGGGTACCTGAGATTGCTGTACA GGAATCCTCATGTTCCACCATCGACAATTGTAGCTAA